The Desulfomicrobium orale DSM 12838 genome includes a window with the following:
- a CDS encoding CinA family protein, whose amino-acid sequence MRSEDEHLAARLGVALSARGWRMGTAESCTGGLMASTLTDTPGSSAWFEGAVVAYDNRVKTDLLGISGDILTGHGAVSRECVETMVAGLCSLLRVPVGIAVSGIAGPTGGSAEKPVGTVWMAWSVECRIWSRVFHFTGDRAAVKRRSVLAGLGELEAFLTKNGAP is encoded by the coding sequence ATGCGGTCTGAGGACGAACACCTTGCCGCGCGTCTGGGCGTGGCCCTCAGTGCCCGGGGATGGCGTATGGGCACCGCGGAGTCATGTACCGGAGGGCTCATGGCCAGCACGCTGACCGATACTCCGGGAAGCTCCGCCTGGTTCGAGGGCGCTGTCGTGGCGTATGACAACCGCGTCAAGACGGACCTGCTGGGGATTTCCGGGGACATCCTGACCGGGCACGGCGCCGTCAGCCGGGAGTGTGTGGAGACCATGGTCGCCGGACTGTGCTCGCTTCTGCGAGTGCCCGTGGGTATCGCTGTTTCCGGTATTGCCGGACCCACCGGTGGAAGCGCGGAAAAGCCGGTCGGCACGGTGTGGATGGCCTGGAGTGTGGAGTGCAGGATCTGGAGCCGAGTGTTTCATTTTACGGGGGACAGGGCGGCCGTCAAACGGCGGAGCGTGTTGGCCGGGCTTGGGGAACTGGAGGCTTTTCTGACGAAAAACGGCGCGCCATGA
- a CDS encoding L-threonylcarbamoyladenylate synthase, with translation MLRQGGLLIYPTETFYALGCLATDHSAVERVFTAKGRSRKKTVPLVVSSWAMVEKFLRLSRVARALAKTFWPGPLSIVTDVDESISALARDGAGQAAVRMTPHPVARILCELAEAPLVSSSANFSGGAPVCAPQDLDAGLVRLSGAMVIDAEPWPRGGLPSTLVKPADGRALRVLREGAVRVSELTAQGYEIV, from the coding sequence ATGCTGCGGCAGGGAGGCCTGCTGATTTATCCGACGGAGACGTTCTATGCTCTGGGATGCCTGGCGACAGACCATAGTGCTGTGGAACGGGTTTTCACGGCCAAAGGACGGTCCCGGAAGAAGACAGTGCCCCTTGTTGTCTCCAGCTGGGCCATGGTGGAGAAATTTCTCCGTCTGTCCCGGGTTGCTCGGGCCCTGGCTAAGACTTTCTGGCCCGGACCGCTTTCCATTGTGACGGATGTGGATGAATCCATCAGTGCGCTGGCGCGCGATGGTGCGGGGCAGGCGGCTGTACGTATGACCCCGCATCCCGTTGCCCGGATACTGTGCGAGTTGGCGGAAGCCCCCCTTGTTTCCTCCAGCGCGAATTTCAGCGGCGGGGCCCCTGTATGTGCGCCGCAAGATCTGGACGCCGGGCTTGTGCGGCTCTCCGGAGCCATGGTGATCGATGCCGAACCCTGGCCCCGGGGCGGGTTGCCCTCGACTCTGGTGAAGCCAGCGGATGGCCGGGCGCTGCGGGTGCTTCGGGAAGGTGCGGTGCGGGTATCGGAACTGACGGCCCAAGGGTATGAGATAGTGTAG
- a CDS encoding NUDIX domain-containing protein yields the protein MDVVIFLPGRGVLLVRRKNPPFGWALPGGFIDYGESAEQAAVRETLEETGLKVQLTGLVGVYSDPARDPRFHTLSIVYAAGVGEGACPHPGDDAAEACFFPVHALPDDMAFDHRKIIADFVKQKDGAYDRTTP from the coding sequence GTGGACGTAGTCATCTTTCTGCCAGGCCGGGGTGTTCTGCTTGTCCGGAGGAAGAATCCTCCATTTGGCTGGGCTCTGCCCGGAGGCTTCATCGATTACGGAGAAAGCGCCGAGCAGGCCGCGGTGCGGGAAACTCTGGAAGAGACCGGGCTCAAGGTACAGCTCACGGGCCTTGTGGGCGTATACTCGGATCCGGCCCGCGACCCGCGCTTTCATACCCTGAGCATAGTCTATGCGGCCGGGGTGGGAGAGGGGGCCTGTCCGCATCCCGGAGATGATGCGGCCGAGGCCTGTTTTTTTCCCGTTCACGCCCTGCCGGACGATATGGCTTTCGATCACCGGAAAATTATTGCGGACTTTGTCAAACAGAAAGACGGGGCTTATGATCGCACTACCCCATGA
- the glgA gene encoding glycogen synthase GlgA, whose protein sequence is MIALPHDIVFLTSEIFPFSKSGGLADVMGILPLTLSRMGARVAVVTPFYGRLSTGQYPVRLVHENCPVGYPWSDSTADIYMADYRGLPVYFVERGEYFDRRHYYCTHKGDYFDNGERFIFFCRAALCAIRHLGMGTRIVHCQDWHTGLAVAYLAFWRRNDPFWSGIRTIMSIHNLAYQGRFSYRLFEASGLPVEAWNMEGVEFYNSFNLLKAGIAYADKITTVSPSYAEEIMTPKFGYGLEGILARRRNDLVGILNGADYSIWSPENDPVLESTYSAENPEGKKDCKRHLLELLGLRPALMERPVLGFIGRLRGQKGIDILLDIIPEVMKLDVGLVVLGEGRAEHEARLMSVMEDYPGRLVGIIGYTEEMSHLIQAGADIFLMPSRYEPCGLTQMYSLSYGTPPVVTAVGGLRDTIISYPAENATGFVFPSAAPESFLDAIRQAVRVWEDKDRWTRLRYNAMRANFSWEKSSLRYMDIYRSLHGDIFS, encoded by the coding sequence ATGATCGCACTACCCCATGACATCGTATTTCTGACGTCGGAAATATTTCCTTTTTCCAAATCCGGCGGGCTGGCCGACGTCATGGGCATATTGCCTCTGACCTTGTCCCGCATGGGTGCGCGCGTGGCCGTGGTCACGCCGTTTTACGGAAGGCTCTCCACCGGTCAGTACCCGGTGCGTCTGGTGCACGAGAACTGTCCGGTGGGCTATCCATGGTCCGATTCCACGGCGGACATCTATATGGCCGATTATCGCGGTCTGCCCGTATATTTTGTGGAGCGGGGGGAGTATTTCGACCGCCGCCACTACTATTGCACGCACAAGGGCGATTATTTCGACAACGGCGAGCGTTTCATCTTTTTCTGCCGGGCGGCGCTGTGCGCCATCCGGCACCTGGGAATGGGAACGCGCATCGTACATTGTCAGGACTGGCATACCGGGCTGGCCGTCGCATATCTGGCCTTCTGGCGGCGCAACGATCCATTCTGGTCCGGAATCCGCACCATCATGTCCATCCACAATCTGGCCTACCAGGGACGCTTTTCCTACCGCCTGTTCGAGGCATCCGGCCTGCCCGTGGAGGCCTGGAACATGGAGGGCGTTGAATTCTATAACAGCTTCAACCTACTCAAGGCCGGAATCGCTTACGCCGACAAGATTACCACGGTCAGCCCCAGTTATGCCGAGGAAATCATGACTCCGAAATTCGGATACGGACTGGAAGGGATTCTGGCCCGCAGAAGAAACGATTTGGTAGGGATCCTGAACGGGGCGGACTATTCCATCTGGAGTCCCGAGAACGATCCGGTTCTGGAGAGTACCTATTCGGCGGAGAACCCGGAAGGAAAGAAGGACTGCAAGCGCCATCTGCTGGAACTGCTCGGTCTGCGGCCGGCTTTGATGGAGCGTCCTGTACTCGGCTTTATCGGCCGTTTACGCGGCCAGAAGGGCATCGACATCCTGCTCGACATCATTCCGGAGGTGATGAAGCTCGATGTGGGACTGGTGGTGCTGGGCGAGGGAAGGGCGGAGCACGAGGCCCGGCTCATGTCCGTCATGGAGGACTATCCGGGACGGCTGGTGGGCATTATCGGCTACACGGAAGAAATGTCGCACCTCATTCAGGCCGGGGCGGACATTTTTCTGATGCCTTCGAGGTACGAGCCCTGCGGCCTGACCCAGATGTACAGCCTGAGCTACGGCACGCCGCCCGTGGTCACGGCCGTGGGCGGTCTGCGAGACACCATCATCTCTTATCCGGCCGAGAACGCCACCGGTTTCGTCTTTCCGTCCGCCGCGCCGGAGAGCTTTCTGGATGCCATCCGGCAGGCCGTGCGGGTCTGGGAAGACAAGGACCGGTGGACGCGGCTCAGGTACAACGCCATGCGGGCCAATTTTTCCTGGGAAAAATCGTCGTTGCGTTATATGGACATTTACAGGTCATTGCACGGAGATATCTTTTCCTGA
- a CDS encoding isoamylase early set domain-containing protein, with protein MSFKKQYFKTKNTCKVTFTLSANESGRADTVFLVGEFNDWAMHSLPMKKMKDGSFKIALDLEPGREFQFRYLLDDERWENDWNADRYVYSEFGNCENSVIVT; from the coding sequence ATGAGCTTCAAGAAACAGTATTTCAAGACGAAAAACACGTGCAAGGTGACGTTCACGCTGTCCGCAAACGAATCCGGCCGGGCCGATACGGTATTTCTGGTGGGCGAATTCAACGATTGGGCCATGCATTCCCTGCCCATGAAAAAAATGAAGGATGGATCCTTCAAGATCGCTCTGGATCTCGAACCGGGGAGAGAATTCCAGTTCCGCTATTTGCTGGATGATGAACGCTGGGAAAATGATTGGAATGCGGACAGATATGTGTACAGCGAGTTCGGCAACTGCGAGAATTCCGTGATCGTCACCTGA
- a CDS encoding helix-turn-helix domain-containing protein → MDTHQPAYKDIAPRLRGLRDAMDMTVEEMAAQLDVPPADVRKYESGENEIPVSYLFTVAQVFQVDLTVLISGKEAHLHTASLVRAGKGMSVERRKDYDYKSLAYRFVGRKMEPFIVLVPPKEKDALTFNEHPGQEFIYMLEGRLEITLGSTVYVMEAGDSLYFTSRTPHALRGLDGRPARFLDVII, encoded by the coding sequence ATGGATACGCATCAGCCTGCATATAAAGATATCGCGCCCCGGTTGCGGGGTCTGCGGGATGCCATGGACATGACGGTAGAGGAAATGGCTGCACAGCTGGATGTACCGCCGGCGGACGTCCGCAAGTACGAATCCGGTGAGAATGAGATTCCGGTCAGCTATCTGTTTACCGTGGCTCAGGTTTTCCAGGTGGATCTGACCGTGCTCATTTCCGGCAAGGAAGCCCATCTGCACACCGCGTCTCTGGTCCGCGCCGGGAAGGGCATGAGTGTCGAGCGGCGCAAGGACTATGATTACAAGAGCCTGGCGTACCGCTTTGTGGGCCGCAAAATGGAGCCGTTCATCGTTCTGGTCCCGCCCAAGGAGAAGGACGCCCTGACTTTCAACGAACATCCGGGGCAGGAATTCATCTACATGTTGGAAGGCAGGCTGGAGATTACCCTCGGCTCCACGGTGTATGTCATGGAAGCCGGAGACAGCCTGTACTTCACCTCGCGCACGCCTCACGCCCTGCGCGGACTGGACGGCCGTCCGGCCAGATTTCTGGATGTCATCATTTAG
- a CDS encoding AMP-binding protein: MAAKLRPRSYEEFLRDFSLDLPEKYNFAFDMVDAAAAEEPGRLAMIHVDDAGVRRDYSFGFFSEQSARLAGALHALGVARGDKVMLILHRRVEFWISMLALHKLGAVAVPSPALLTVKDIVYRVRFASIKAAIVDTDVQPVMDEARADCPSLEILVAAGLEEDRDGWKSFAAATREAPASFPRAADAAGGGDPSIIFFSSGTTGHPKMVQHDFYYALGHLTTGLYWHDIEPGGLHLTLADTGWGKAVWGKFYGQWLAGGVVFVWDFRGKFDPARLLRVLSEYRVTSFCAPPTVYRFLIREDLEGHDLSALRHCTTAGELLNESVFAEWLEKLGLPIYEGYGQTETALQIATFPFMEPKPGSIGKPCPGWDIALLDEHGEVCPPGVEGEICIRIDSGRPAGLFSCYLYDEAKTVSVTSGGYYHTGDKAWMDEDGYFWFLGRIDDLIKSSGYRIGPFEVESALVSHPAVVEAAVTGVPDPDRGQAVKATIVLAQGYAPSAELTKELQSHVKKVTAPYKYPRVIVYVSELPKTISGKIKRAEIRAKDQG; this comes from the coding sequence ATGGCCGCTAAGCTGCGTCCCCGGTCTTATGAGGAATTTCTGCGGGATTTTTCTCTGGACCTTCCGGAGAAGTACAATTTCGCCTTCGATATGGTCGATGCTGCGGCCGCCGAGGAGCCCGGCCGGCTGGCCATGATCCACGTGGACGACGCCGGAGTCCGCCGGGACTATTCTTTCGGTTTTTTTTCGGAGCAGTCCGCCCGCCTGGCCGGAGCCCTGCACGCTCTGGGTGTCGCCCGCGGAGACAAGGTCATGCTCATTCTGCATCGCCGGGTGGAGTTCTGGATTTCCATGCTGGCTCTGCACAAACTGGGTGCTGTGGCCGTGCCGTCGCCCGCGTTGCTGACGGTCAAGGACATTGTGTATCGGGTGCGTTTTGCCTCCATCAAGGCCGCCATTGTGGACACCGATGTGCAGCCGGTCATGGATGAGGCGCGAGCGGACTGTCCGTCTCTGGAGATACTGGTGGCCGCCGGGTTGGAAGAAGATCGTGACGGCTGGAAGAGCTTCGCGGCCGCCACGCGGGAGGCTCCGGCGTCTTTTCCTCGTGCGGCCGATGCGGCAGGCGGCGGAGACCCCTCCATCATTTTTTTTTCCTCGGGCACCACGGGGCATCCGAAGATGGTGCAGCACGACTTTTATTACGCTTTGGGGCATCTGACCACCGGCCTTTACTGGCACGACATTGAACCCGGCGGGTTGCATCTGACTCTGGCCGATACGGGCTGGGGCAAGGCCGTGTGGGGAAAATTCTACGGCCAGTGGCTGGCCGGAGGCGTGGTTTTCGTGTGGGATTTCCGGGGCAAGTTCGACCCGGCCCGGCTGCTGCGCGTTCTGTCGGAGTACCGCGTGACCAGTTTCTGTGCGCCGCCCACAGTGTACCGTTTTTTGATCCGGGAAGATCTGGAAGGTCATGATCTGTCGGCCCTGCGGCATTGTACCACGGCCGGAGAACTGCTGAATGAAAGCGTTTTCGCGGAGTGGCTGGAAAAACTGGGCCTGCCCATCTATGAAGGATACGGGCAGACGGAGACAGCCTTGCAGATCGCCACATTCCCCTTCATGGAACCTAAGCCGGGCTCCATCGGCAAGCCGTGTCCGGGCTGGGATATCGCTCTGCTGGACGAACATGGGGAGGTCTGCCCTCCGGGCGTGGAGGGCGAGATCTGCATCCGTATCGATTCCGGCCGCCCGGCCGGGCTTTTTTCCTGCTATCTTTACGACGAAGCCAAGACCGTAAGCGTTACCAGCGGCGGATATTATCACACCGGAGACAAGGCCTGGATGGATGAGGACGGGTATTTCTGGTTTCTGGGGCGCATCGACGATCTGATCAAGAGTTCCGGTTACCGCATCGGTCCTTTTGAAGTGGAAAGCGCCCTGGTCAGCCACCCGGCGGTGGTGGAGGCGGCTGTGACCGGAGTGCCCGATCCGGATCGCGGCCAGGCCGTGAAGGCCACCATTGTTCTGGCTCAAGGCTACGCTCCCTCAGCCGAGCTGACCAAGGAGTTGCAGAGTCACGTCAAGAAGGTCACCGCGCCTTACAAGTATCCGCGCGTCATCGTCTACGTGTCGGAACTGCCCAAAACCATCAGCGGCAAGATCAAACGGGCTGAAATCCGGGCCAAAGACCAGGGATGA
- a CDS encoding chromosomal replication initiator protein DnaA translates to MSDIWERIADLLEKKLAPGAYQLWVKPLRGKLENGALVLHAPNEFVRNHVQLRLQEEIMEAAGEVLSCTPRISFLCEHGPAPVLALADNTVQTRTVSRQMSLPVAHALPTQSVQSWRHQFDDFVVGPCNSLAYAASRGFCQELPGSDQLFLCSAPGLGKTHLTQAIGAEIARQSNRRHLRICYLSGEEFASQLVMSIKSRTVDQFKERFRSGVDLLMLEDVHFFQGKEKMQDELLNILKSLQNKGRRVVMTSTFLPKELSDIDPGLLSRFAQGFLAVMDKPDSATRLNIIQAKSRVAQVHIPNDVAALLADRIRSDIRQLESCLKNIILKARLLNTDISMDLAWEILQNYDLDSPSIDLERVISFVCQAYGFGLEELRSKSRKRDRVMARNTAFYLARKHTELSLADIGRRFNRKHSTVIKGIAAVEQEVARKTALGNQLSHTISQMQV, encoded by the coding sequence ATGAGCGACATTTGGGAACGCATTGCCGATCTGCTGGAGAAAAAACTGGCCCCCGGAGCCTATCAGCTCTGGGTCAAGCCTCTGCGGGGAAAGCTGGAGAACGGCGCCCTTGTGCTGCATGCGCCCAACGAATTTGTTCGTAACCACGTGCAGCTCCGGTTACAGGAAGAGATAATGGAGGCGGCGGGGGAAGTACTGTCCTGCACGCCACGTATTTCCTTTCTATGTGAACACGGCCCGGCTCCTGTCCTTGCCTTGGCAGACAATACAGTGCAGACCCGGACCGTCTCCCGGCAGATGAGCCTGCCCGTGGCTCACGCCCTGCCGACGCAGAGCGTGCAATCCTGGCGGCACCAGTTCGACGATTTCGTGGTGGGTCCGTGCAACAGTCTGGCTTACGCCGCCTCACGCGGGTTCTGCCAGGAGCTTCCCGGTTCCGACCAACTTTTTTTATGTTCCGCGCCCGGTCTGGGAAAAACCCACCTGACCCAAGCTATCGGGGCTGAGATCGCCCGGCAGTCCAACCGCCGACATCTGCGGATCTGCTACTTGAGCGGGGAAGAATTCGCCAGCCAGCTGGTCATGTCCATCAAATCCAGAACCGTGGATCAATTTAAGGAGCGCTTCCGGTCCGGCGTGGACCTGCTCATGCTGGAGGATGTGCATTTTTTTCAGGGTAAGGAGAAAATGCAGGATGAGTTGCTGAATATCCTGAAATCCCTCCAGAATAAGGGACGGCGCGTGGTCATGACCAGCACCTTTCTGCCGAAGGAGCTTTCGGATATCGATCCGGGCCTGCTCTCGCGCTTCGCTCAGGGCTTTCTGGCCGTCATGGACAAACCCGACAGCGCCACCCGCCTGAATATCATCCAGGCCAAATCCCGCGTGGCCCAGGTGCATATACCAAACGATGTGGCCGCCCTTCTGGCGGACCGGATCCGGTCCGATATCCGTCAACTGGAGAGCTGCCTGAAAAACATCATTCTCAAGGCCCGGCTGCTGAACACGGATATTTCCATGGATCTGGCTTGGGAAATTCTGCAGAACTACGATCTGGACAGCCCTTCCATCGACCTGGAAAGAGTCATCAGCTTCGTCTGCCAGGCTTACGGATTCGGACTGGAAGAACTGCGCTCCAAAAGTCGCAAAAGAGACCGCGTGATGGCCCGCAACACGGCCTTCTATCTGGCCCGGAAACACACGGAGCTGTCGCTTGCGGATATCGGCCGCCGGTTCAACCGCAAACACTCCACCGTCATCAAGGGCATTGCCGCCGTGGAGCAGGAAGTGGCCCGCAAAACCGCCCTCGGCAATCAGCTCTCCCACACCATCAGCCAGATGCAGGTCTGA
- a CDS encoding precorrin-8X methylmutase, producing the protein MYTHVPPAEIESRSLAIIDAEVPDPRPFSGEEWSVARRMIHTTADFDLLRHIRFHPDAVRAGKEALLAGADIVTDTCMALAGIPRRRLDPLGCAARCLMNDPAVAERAARDGVTRAWAAVDEVMDQGGADIFVIGNAPTALYRLLERIREGARPPRLIVGMPVGFVNAAESKELLLAQDSIPFISIAGRKGGSSLAACVINALAELVRLS; encoded by the coding sequence ATGTACACCCATGTTCCCCCGGCGGAGATCGAATCCCGCTCGCTGGCCATCATCGACGCCGAAGTGCCGGATCCACGGCCTTTCTCCGGCGAGGAATGGAGCGTGGCCCGGCGCATGATCCACACCACGGCGGATTTCGATCTGTTGCGGCACATCCGTTTTCATCCGGACGCGGTGCGGGCCGGGAAGGAGGCGCTGCTGGCGGGCGCGGATATTGTCACGGACACGTGCATGGCTCTGGCTGGAATCCCCCGGAGGCGTCTCGATCCGCTGGGATGCGCGGCGCGCTGTCTGATGAATGACCCCGCGGTGGCTGAACGGGCCGCGCGGGACGGCGTGACCCGGGCCTGGGCCGCTGTGGATGAGGTCATGGATCAGGGCGGGGCGGATATTTTTGTCATCGGCAATGCGCCCACGGCCCTGTACCGCCTGCTGGAGCGGATACGCGAGGGTGCCCGGCCGCCCCGGCTCATCGTCGGCATGCCGGTGGGCTTCGTCAACGCGGCGGAATCAAAAGAGCTGCTGCTGGCTCAGGACTCAATTCCTTTCATCTCCATCGCCGGACGCAAGGGCGGCTCCAGTCTGGCGGCCTGCGTCATCAATGCTCTGGCCGAATTGGTGCGGCTGTCCTGA